One genomic region from Jilunia laotingensis encodes:
- a CDS encoding DUF4091 domain-containing protein translates to MKRFISYFFLNLLIGISLFAQQGVTQCGTPTGQTPFPLQSYIELADPASPSAKDWASVKGVQVSWGSTDVRYPKHAVPAVKEQKTLRLKAWRGERVNAQALVWTTEPVENLSCELTNLKDAKGNLLPDHVWDSRFVRYVMTDELNKDGKGACGYRPDHSLFDSLLVADPIDHLLKDITVPENTVQPVWIQCRIPQATVPGVYKGEVLLKEGTRLLGKLNLEIRVSDRVLPEPSDWNYHLDLWQNPFAVARYYQVPVWSDAHLEAMRPLMKMLADAGQKVITASIMHKPWNGQTEDYFETMVTWLKKADGSWSFDYTVFDRWIEFMMTQGIDREINCYSMIPWELSFQYFDQATNSLKSLRTAPGEKEYEEMWVAMLTSFSSHLREKGWFDICTIAMDERPMDVMQKTLEVIRKADPEFKVSLAGNYHDAIEKDMYDYCICIGQEFPEEVRVRRASEGKRTTYYTSCAEAYPNTFTFSDPAEAAWMSFYSAKKHLDGYLRWAYNSWPLEPLLDSRFRTWAGGDTYLVYPGARSSIRFEKLIEGIQAHEKITLLRREFQQNGNKSGLKKLEKMLSAFRLDDFPEVPAAGTVQKANALLNSF, encoded by the coding sequence ATGAAACGTTTCATTTCTTATTTCTTTTTAAATCTGTTGATTGGAATTTCGCTTTTTGCCCAACAAGGAGTCACACAATGTGGAACTCCGACCGGACAAACTCCGTTCCCACTTCAATCCTATATCGAACTTGCCGATCCTGCATCCCCCTCTGCCAAGGACTGGGCTAGCGTCAAAGGCGTGCAGGTGTCTTGGGGAAGCACTGATGTGCGTTATCCCAAACATGCAGTACCTGCTGTGAAAGAACAAAAAACGCTCCGTCTGAAGGCTTGGCGCGGTGAAAGGGTAAATGCACAGGCATTGGTATGGACGACTGAACCTGTGGAAAATCTCAGTTGCGAACTCACGAATCTCAAAGATGCCAAAGGCAATCTGTTACCGGATCATGTCTGGGACAGCCGTTTTGTACGTTATGTAATGACGGACGAATTGAACAAAGATGGGAAAGGGGCTTGCGGGTACCGTCCCGATCATTCTCTGTTTGATTCCTTGCTGGTAGCCGATCCGATAGATCATTTGCTCAAAGATATAACTGTACCGGAGAATACGGTGCAGCCCGTATGGATACAATGCCGTATTCCTCAGGCGACTGTTCCCGGAGTATACAAAGGAGAAGTATTGTTAAAAGAAGGCACCCGGTTGCTCGGCAAACTGAATTTGGAAATTCGGGTATCCGACCGTGTATTGCCCGAACCTTCCGATTGGAACTATCACCTCGATCTCTGGCAGAATCCTTTTGCCGTAGCACGTTATTATCAAGTTCCCGTCTGGAGTGATGCGCATCTCGAAGCTATGCGCCCATTGATGAAGATGCTTGCCGATGCCGGACAGAAAGTGATCACCGCAAGCATCATGCATAAACCTTGGAACGGTCAGACCGAAGATTACTTTGAGACGATGGTCACTTGGCTGAAGAAGGCCGATGGCTCCTGGAGTTTTGATTATACGGTGTTCGACCGTTGGATTGAATTTATGATGACGCAGGGCATCGACCGAGAGATTAATTGTTATTCAATGATCCCGTGGGAACTATCCTTCCAATATTTCGATCAGGCTACAAATTCATTGAAGTCACTGCGGACAGCCCCCGGTGAGAAAGAATATGAAGAGATGTGGGTGGCTATGTTAACCTCTTTTTCTTCCCATTTGCGTGAGAAAGGTTGGTTCGATATCTGTACGATTGCCATGGACGAACGCCCGATGGATGTCATGCAAAAAACACTGGAAGTGATTCGGAAAGCCGATCCTGAGTTTAAAGTTTCTCTTGCAGGGAATTATCATGATGCTATCGAAAAAGACATGTACGATTACTGCATTTGCATCGGTCAGGAATTTCCCGAAGAAGTACGGGTGCGTCGTGCTTCGGAAGGCAAGCGGACCACCTATTATACTTCCTGTGCCGAGGCATATCCGAATACGTTTACCTTTTCTGACCCTGCGGAAGCAGCATGGATGAGTTTTTATTCCGCAAAGAAGCATTTGGACGGGTATTTGCGTTGGGCATATAATAGCTGGCCCCTGGAACCTTTGCTCGATTCCCGTTTCCGTACATGGGCAGGAGGCGATACATACCTGGTTTATCCCGGTGCCCGGAGTTCCATCCGGTTTGAGAAATTGATTGAAGGCATTCAGGCGCATGAAAAGATTACGCTGTTACGTAGAGAGTTCCAGCAGAACGGCAATAAATCAGGGTTGAAGAAATTAGAAAAGATGTTGTCGGCCTTCCGTTTGGATGATTTTCCGGAAGTACCTGCTGCTGGAACGGTTCAAAAGGCAAATGCGTTGTTGAATTCATTCTGA
- a CDS encoding HD family phosphohydrolase, with product MNHLKKKNSFPYRDLLFKALIFVATVTVIVYFLPRDSKFNYQFDIDKPWKYGQLIATFDFPIYKDDALVKREQDSLLASFQPYFQLNKEVEKEALTRLKDNYQSDLRSILPSTDYVRYIERKLKEIYGAGIISTEDDQKLHKDSTEAIKKIADKEAKSQPISDIFTVKEAYEQLLSGDTVHFDRDVLRQCALNEYISPNLTYDEARTQAAKEDILNNYSWSNGAVVSGQKIIDRGEIVSAETYRILESLRKESIKRSDSLGKERLMLGGQILFVSIFILCFMLYLDLFRKDYYERKGSLSLLFILIVFYSVVTALMMKHSLFNVYILPYAMLPIIIRVFLDSRTAFLTLVITILICSITLRFPHEFILTQLAAGLVAIFSLRELSQRSQLFKTAILVILTYAAVYFAFELITENDLSKLNVRMYTYFVINGILLLFTYPLLFLLEKTFGFTSNVTLVELSNINNDLLRRMSETVPGTFQHSMQVANLAAEAAIRIGAKSQLVRTGALYHDIGKMENPAFFTENQSGGVNPHKNLNYEQSAQVVIDHVTDGLKLAEKHNLPKVIKDFITTHHGRGKTKFFYISWKNEHPGEEPNEEEFTYPGPNPFSKETAILMMADAVEAASRSLPEYTEESISNLVDKIIDSQMEDGYFKECPITFKDIATVKAVFKEKLKIMYHTRISYPELKK from the coding sequence ATGAATCATCTCAAGAAAAAAAACAGCTTTCCCTACAGAGATTTGCTATTCAAAGCATTGATATTTGTAGCCACGGTGACAGTTATTGTATACTTTCTGCCACGTGACAGCAAATTCAACTATCAGTTTGATATTGACAAGCCTTGGAAATACGGACAGCTCATTGCCACCTTTGACTTCCCGATTTATAAGGACGATGCCCTTGTCAAACGGGAGCAAGATAGTTTGCTGGCTTCCTTCCAACCTTATTTCCAATTGAACAAGGAGGTGGAGAAGGAGGCTCTCACCCGGTTGAAAGATAATTACCAAAGTGACCTGAGAAGCATATTGCCCTCGACCGATTATGTCCGCTACATCGAACGGAAACTGAAAGAGATCTATGGTGCCGGCATCATTTCGACGGAAGACGACCAGAAGTTGCACAAGGACAGTACGGAGGCCATCAAAAAGATAGCGGATAAGGAGGCGAAATCACAACCGATATCAGACATCTTCACCGTAAAAGAGGCGTATGAACAATTGCTGTCAGGAGATACCGTCCACTTTGACCGGGATGTATTGCGCCAATGCGCACTCAACGAATACATATCGCCCAACCTGACTTATGACGAGGCTCGCACGCAAGCTGCCAAGGAAGACATCCTGAATAATTATTCCTGGTCGAACGGTGCGGTTGTGAGCGGGCAGAAGATCATCGACCGCGGAGAGATCGTCAGCGCTGAGACGTACCGGATACTGGAATCATTGCGGAAAGAGTCTATCAAGCGAAGCGACTCCCTGGGGAAAGAACGGTTGATGCTGGGGGGACAGATCTTGTTTGTCTCCATCTTTATTCTTTGCTTCATGCTCTACCTCGACCTCTTCCGGAAAGACTATTATGAACGCAAAGGGAGTCTGTCGTTGCTTTTCATACTGATTGTGTTCTACAGTGTCGTCACGGCATTGATGATGAAGCACAGTCTGTTCAACGTATACATCCTGCCCTATGCGATGCTTCCCATCATCATACGGGTCTTCCTCGACTCGCGCACGGCATTCCTGACGCTTGTCATCACCATATTGATCTGTTCCATCACCCTGCGCTTTCCACATGAGTTCATACTTACCCAACTGGCAGCAGGCTTGGTGGCGATCTTCAGCTTGCGCGAACTTTCCCAACGGTCGCAACTGTTCAAGACGGCAATCCTCGTGATACTGACCTATGCGGCAGTCTATTTTGCTTTTGAGCTTATCACGGAAAACGATTTGTCGAAGCTGAATGTACGGATGTACACCTACTTCGTCATTAACGGTATCCTGTTGCTATTCACTTACCCCTTGCTATTCTTGCTGGAAAAGACTTTCGGATTCACTTCCAACGTGACGCTGGTGGAACTGTCGAACATCAACAACGACCTGCTGCGCCGGATGTCGGAAACCGTTCCGGGAACCTTCCAGCACTCCATGCAGGTGGCCAATCTGGCAGCTGAAGCAGCGATACGTATCGGTGCAAAGAGCCAGCTTGTACGTACCGGTGCGCTCTACCATGATATCGGAAAGATGGAAAACCCGGCATTCTTCACCGAAAATCAGTCCGGTGGCGTCAATCCGCATAAGAACCTGAATTACGAACAAAGTGCGCAGGTGGTCATCGATCATGTGACGGACGGACTGAAGCTGGCCGAGAAACATAATCTGCCCAAAGTGATCAAAGACTTTATCACCACCCATCACGGACGGGGAAAAACCAAGTTCTTCTACATTTCCTGGAAAAACGAACATCCGGGCGAAGAACCGAATGAAGAGGAATTTACTTATCCCGGACCGAATCCCTTCTCGAAGGAGACGGCTATCCTGATGATGGCGGATGCCGTAGAAGCCGCTTCACGAAGCCTCCCCGAATATACGGAGGAGAGTATCAGCAATCTGGTGGATAAAATAATCGATTCGCAAATGGAAGACGGGTATTTCAAAGAGTGCCCGATCACCTTCAAGGACATTGCCACCGTAAAGGCTGTGTTCAAAGAGAAATTGAAAATCATGTATCATACACGTATCAGCTATCCGGAATTAAAGAAATGA
- a CDS encoding low molecular weight protein-tyrosine-phosphatase, which produces MKKILFVCLGNICRSSTAEGVMLHLLKEAGREKEFVIDSAGILSYHQGELPDSRMRAHAIRRGYDLVHRSRPVRTEDFYNFDLIIGMDDRNIDDLNERAPGPEEQKKIHRMTDYCTRIPADHVPDPYYGGAEGFEYVLDVLEDACAGLLKELS; this is translated from the coding sequence ATGAAGAAAATATTATTTGTTTGCCTCGGTAATATATGCCGTTCTTCCACGGCGGAGGGTGTAATGCTGCATCTTCTCAAAGAAGCCGGGCGTGAAAAGGAGTTCGTGATCGATTCTGCCGGTATTCTTTCTTATCATCAGGGAGAACTACCGGACAGCCGGATGCGTGCGCACGCCATCCGGCGCGGATATGACCTGGTGCATCGCTCCCGGCCCGTACGAACGGAAGATTTTTATAATTTCGATTTAATCATCGGCATGGACGACCGGAACATCGATGATCTCAATGAACGTGCCCCCGGTCCGGAAGAACAGAAGAAAATCCACCGCATGACGGACTACTGTACCCGTATTCCCGCTGATCATGTTCCTGATCCCTATTATGGGGGAGCCGAGGGCTTTGAATATGTACTCGATGTACTTGAAGATGCGTGTGCAGGATTGCTGAAAGAGCTTTCCTGA
- the gltX gene encoding glutamate--tRNA ligase, with protein MAERKVRVRFAPSPTGALHIGGVRTALYNYLFARQHGGDMIFRIEDTDSNRFVPRAEEYILESFKWLGVHFDEGVSFGGEHGPYRQSERREIYKKYVKLLLDNDKAYIAFDTPEELDAKRAEIPNFQYDASTRGMMRNSLTLPKEEVDALIAAGKQYVVRFKIEPNEDVHVNDLIRGEVIINSSILDDKVLYKSADELPTYHLANIVDDHLMEVSHVIRGEEWLPSAPLHVLLYRAFGWEDTMPAFAHLPLLLKPEGNGKLSKRDGDRLGFPVFPLEWHDPKTNEVSSGYRESGYLPEAVINFLALLGWNPGNDQEVMSMDELIRLFDLHRCSKSGAKFDYKKGIWFNHQYIQLKSNEEIAGLFLPILKEHGVEAPLETVVTVVGMMKDRVSFVRELWDVCSFFFIAPVEYDEKTVKKRWKEDSAQHMTELAEVIAGIEDFSIEGQEKVVMDWIAEKGYHTGNIMNAFRLALVGEGKGPHMFDISWVLGKEETLARIKRAVEVLK; from the coding sequence ATGGCAGAAAGAAAAGTAAGAGTTCGTTTTGCTCCGAGTCCGACCGGAGCATTGCACATTGGTGGTGTGCGTACAGCTTTGTATAATTATCTATTTGCTCGTCAGCACGGGGGAGACATGATTTTCCGTATTGAAGATACGGATTCCAACCGGTTTGTGCCGAGAGCTGAAGAGTATATCCTTGAATCTTTCAAATGGCTGGGAGTGCATTTTGACGAAGGCGTTAGCTTTGGTGGCGAACACGGCCCTTACCGCCAGTCCGAAAGGCGTGAAATATACAAGAAGTATGTGAAACTGTTGCTCGATAACGATAAGGCTTATATTGCTTTCGATACTCCCGAAGAATTGGATGCCAAACGGGCGGAGATTCCCAACTTCCAATACGATGCTTCCACACGAGGCATGATGCGTAACTCGCTGACACTTCCGAAAGAAGAAGTGGATGCGCTGATCGCAGCGGGTAAACAATATGTGGTTCGTTTCAAGATAGAACCCAACGAGGATGTACATGTCAACGATCTCATCCGTGGGGAAGTGATTATCAATTCGTCTATCTTGGATGATAAAGTTCTTTATAAATCAGCGGATGAATTGCCGACCTATCACCTTGCAAACATTGTGGACGACCATTTGATGGAGGTGTCCCATGTCATCCGTGGGGAGGAATGGTTGCCCTCGGCTCCGTTGCACGTCTTACTATACCGTGCTTTTGGCTGGGAAGATACCATGCCTGCATTTGCCCATCTCCCGTTGTTGCTAAAACCGGAAGGGAACGGCAAGCTGAGCAAGCGTGACGGTGACCGTCTCGGTTTCCCCGTATTCCCCCTCGAATGGCACGATCCGAAGACGAACGAAGTTTCTTCCGGATACCGTGAATCGGGTTACCTGCCGGAGGCGGTAATCAATTTCCTTGCCCTGTTGGGATGGAATCCCGGTAACGATCAGGAGGTAATGTCGATGGATGAACTGATTCGACTGTTCGACCTGCACCGTTGCAGCAAGTCGGGTGCCAAGTTCGATTATAAGAAAGGAATCTGGTTCAATCACCAGTATATCCAGTTGAAATCGAATGAAGAGATAGCCGGGCTTTTCCTGCCCATCCTTAAAGAACACGGTGTAGAGGCTCCTCTCGAAACGGTGGTGACGGTAGTCGGCATGATGAAAGACCGCGTCAGCTTCGTCCGTGAATTGTGGGATGTTTGCAGTTTCTTCTTTATCGCTCCGGTGGAGTATGATGAAAAGACGGTGAAGAAACGTTGGAAGGAAGATTCCGCCCAACATATGACCGAGCTTGCCGAAGTGATAGCAGGAATCGAAGATTTCAGCATTGAAGGACAGGAAAAGGTAGTGATGGACTGGATTGCCGAGAAAGGCTACCACACCGGGAACATCATGAATGCTTTCCGTCTGGCTTTGGTCGGTGAAGGCAAAGGCCCGCACATGTTTGATATTTCCTGGGTATTGGGTAAAGAAGAGACATTGGCTCGCATCAAACGTGCCGTTGAAGTCTTGAAGTAA
- the priA gene encoding replication restart helicase PriA, whose translation MKKYVDVILPLPLPRSFTYSLPEDGMEDIQPGCRVVVPFGRKKYYTAIVCNVHYCPPEGYEVKEITTVLDTSPVLLPFQFKFWEWLADYYLCTQGDVYKAALPSGLKLESETIVEYNPDYEAEGSLPEKEQKILDLLSQEPEQSVTRLEKESGIKNILTVIKSLLDKEALFIKEELRRTYKPKTEARVRLVGVADERQLHILFDILSRAPKQLSLLMMYVELSGVLGKSPIREVSKKELLQRAGVSPAVLSGLVDKKIFEIYFQEIGRLNKVVHETVALNPLNEHQLRAFTEINNIFQNKNVCLLHGVTSSGKTEIYIHLIDEMLRQGKQVLYLLPEIALTMQITERLKRVFGSRLGIYHSKFPDAERVEIWQKQLSSQGYDIILGVRSSVFLPFRNLGLVIVDEEHENTYKQQDPAPRYHARNASIVLASMYGAKVLLGTATPSVETWYNATTGKYGLVELKERYKEIRLPEIIPVDIKELHRKKRMSGQFSPLLLQYIREALEQKEQVILFQNRRGFAPMIECRTCGWVPKCKNCDVSLTYHKGINQLTCHYCGYTYQLPRSCPACEGVELINRGFGTEKIEDDIKVVFPEASVARMDLDTTRTRSAYEKIIADFEQGKTDILIGTQMVSKGLDFDHVSVVGILNADTMLNYPDFRSYERAFQLMAQVAGRAGRKNKQGRVVLQTKSIDHPIIVQVMNNDYEQMVDGQLAERQMFRYPPYYRLVYVYLKHKNEATLEQMADVMAGKLRSVFGSRVLGPDKPPVGRIQTLFIKKIVLKIEYNAPMSRARELLLQVQREMIEDERFKSLIVYYDVDPM comes from the coding sequence ATGAAGAAATACGTTGATGTCATATTGCCTTTACCGCTTCCCCGCAGCTTTACCTATTCTCTTCCGGAGGATGGAATGGAAGACATTCAGCCGGGATGTCGCGTTGTGGTTCCTTTCGGGCGGAAGAAATATTATACGGCTATTGTATGTAATGTGCATTATTGCCCTCCTGAAGGATATGAGGTTAAAGAGATAACGACCGTACTCGATACTTCTCCTGTTCTGCTTCCTTTCCAATTTAAGTTTTGGGAATGGCTGGCAGATTATTACCTGTGTACACAAGGTGATGTTTATAAAGCAGCTTTACCATCGGGGTTGAAGTTGGAAAGTGAAACAATTGTTGAATATAATCCCGATTATGAAGCAGAGGGGAGCTTGCCTGAGAAAGAACAGAAAATACTCGATCTGCTTTCACAGGAACCGGAGCAAAGCGTTACGCGGTTGGAGAAGGAGAGTGGCATAAAGAATATTCTGACTGTCATTAAATCCTTGCTCGATAAAGAGGCTCTTTTTATAAAGGAAGAGTTGCGTCGTACGTATAAACCTAAGACTGAGGCTCGTGTCCGTTTGGTGGGTGTGGCCGATGAAAGGCAACTCCATATCTTGTTTGATATTCTTTCCCGCGCCCCGAAGCAGCTTTCTCTCTTGATGATGTATGTCGAGTTGTCCGGTGTGTTGGGTAAGTCTCCGATAAGGGAAGTTTCCAAAAAGGAATTGTTGCAGCGTGCCGGTGTCTCCCCCGCTGTATTAAGCGGGCTGGTAGATAAGAAGATATTCGAGATCTACTTTCAGGAAATCGGGCGTCTGAATAAAGTAGTTCATGAAACCGTAGCTCTCAATCCTTTGAATGAACATCAACTTCGTGCTTTTACTGAAATCAACAACATTTTTCAGAATAAGAATGTCTGTTTGTTGCATGGCGTCACTTCCAGTGGTAAAACGGAAATCTACATTCATCTTATAGACGAGATGTTGCGGCAGGGGAAGCAAGTGCTTTATCTGCTTCCGGAGATAGCACTCACCATGCAGATCACTGAAAGGTTGAAGCGTGTGTTCGGTTCACGCCTCGGTATCTATCATTCCAAGTTTCCGGATGCCGAACGGGTTGAAATCTGGCAGAAGCAGTTAAGCAGTCAAGGATATGATATAATCCTGGGAGTCCGTTCGTCCGTATTTCTTCCGTTCCGTAATCTTGGGTTGGTGATAGTGGATGAAGAACATGAAAATACATATAAGCAGCAAGACCCTGCTCCGCGCTATCACGCGCGTAATGCATCCATTGTTTTGGCATCGATGTACGGTGCGAAAGTACTCTTGGGTACTGCTACCCCTTCGGTTGAAACTTGGTACAATGCTACTACAGGTAAATATGGGCTTGTAGAACTGAAAGAACGCTACAAAGAGATTCGGTTGCCCGAAATTATCCCTGTCGATATAAAGGAACTGCACCGTAAGAAACGGATGTCCGGACAGTTCTCCCCACTGCTTTTGCAATATATCCGGGAAGCGTTGGAGCAGAAAGAACAAGTCATTCTGTTCCAGAACCGCCGGGGCTTTGCACCGATGATTGAATGCCGTACCTGCGGGTGGGTGCCGAAATGTAAGAATTGTGATGTCAGCCTGACCTATCATAAAGGCATCAATCAACTGACCTGCCATTATTGTGGCTATACCTATCAGTTGCCCCGTTCCTGTCCGGCATGTGAGGGCGTTGAACTGATAAACCGGGGATTCGGTACCGAAAAGATAGAAGACGATATAAAGGTTGTTTTCCCGGAGGCTTCGGTGGCCCGCATGGATCTGGATACTACCCGTACCCGGTCGGCTTATGAGAAGATCATTGCCGATTTCGAACAAGGCAAGACGGATATCTTGATCGGAACACAGATGGTGTCCAAGGGATTGGACTTTGATCATGTGAGTGTGGTAGGCATCCTCAATGCCGACACGATGCTGAATTATCCGGACTTCCGTTCGTACGAACGTGCTTTCCAGTTGATGGCACAGGTAGCCGGGCGTGCCGGACGGAAAAACAAGCAGGGGCGTGTTGTCTTGCAGACAAAGAGTATAGATCATCCCATTATTGTACAAGTGATGAACAATGATTATGAGCAGATGGTCGATGGTCAGCTTGCCGAGCGGCAGATGTTCCGCTATCCGCCTTATTACCGTTTGGTGTATGTCTATCTGAAGCATAAAAATGAGGCTACGCTGGAACAGATGGCGGACGTGATGGCGGGCAAGCTGCGTTCCGTGTTTGGTTCCCGCGTACTGGGCCCGGACAAACCGCCTGTCGGTCGCATTCAGACTCTGTTTATAAAAAAGATAGTTTTGAAGATCGAGTATAATGCTCCGATGAGTCGTGCCCGTGAATTGCTGCTACAGGTTCAGCGGGAGATGATTGAAGACGAAAGATTTAAATCGCTGATTGTGTATTATGATGTCGATCCGATGTAA
- a CDS encoding 3-deoxy-D-manno-octulosonic acid transferase, with translation MFYDLAIAIYDILVHLAAPFSRKPRKMMKGHWVVYELLRQQVEKDARYIWFHAASLGEFEQGRPLIEKIRAKYPEYKILLTFFSPSGYEVRKNYRGADIVCYLPFDKPRNVKKFLDIVNPCMAFFIKYEFWKNYLDELHKRRIPVYSVSSIFRRDQIFFKWYGGTYRSVLKDFDHLFVQNEASKRFLSKIGITRVTVVGDTRFDRVLQIREEAKDLPLVEKFKGDSLVFVAGSSWGPDEDLFLEYFNNHPEMKLIIAPHVIDENHLVEIISKLKRPYVRYTRADEKNVLKADCLIIDCFGLLSSIYRYGEIAYVGGGFGVGIHNTLEAAVYGIPVIFGPKYQKFMEAVQLLESKGAYSIKDYEELKTLLDKMLTDPAFLQETGKNAGYYVTSNAGATDKVLHMINF, from the coding sequence ATGTTCTACGACCTGGCAATTGCCATTTACGACATTTTAGTTCACCTGGCCGCACCGTTCAGCCGGAAACCCCGGAAGATGATGAAAGGACATTGGGTAGTGTACGAACTTCTCCGCCAACAGGTGGAGAAGGATGCCCGGTATATCTGGTTCCATGCTGCCTCTTTGGGAGAGTTCGAACAAGGTCGTCCCCTGATAGAGAAGATCCGGGCGAAATATCCGGAATATAAGATATTATTGACCTTCTTTTCTCCTTCCGGTTACGAGGTTCGTAAGAACTACCGGGGAGCGGATATCGTATGCTACCTTCCGTTCGACAAACCCCGTAATGTGAAGAAGTTCCTCGATATCGTGAATCCCTGCATGGCATTCTTTATTAAATACGAGTTCTGGAAGAATTATCTGGACGAGTTGCATAAACGCCGTATCCCGGTATATAGTGTCTCTTCCATTTTCCGCCGCGACCAGATATTCTTTAAATGGTACGGAGGCACTTATCGCAGTGTACTGAAAGATTTCGACCATCTGTTTGTGCAGAACGAGGCTTCCAAACGCTTCCTCTCTAAAATCGGTATTACCCGTGTCACCGTGGTAGGCGATACCCGTTTCGATCGTGTACTGCAGATTCGGGAAGAGGCGAAGGACTTGCCTTTGGTCGAGAAGTTCAAAGGCGATTCGCTGGTTTTTGTAGCCGGGAGTTCGTGGGGGCCGGATGAAGACCTCTTCCTCGAATATTTCAACAACCATCCGGAAATGAAGCTTATCATCGCTCCGCATGTCATCGATGAAAATCATTTGGTAGAGATCATCAGCAAACTGAAACGTCCGTATGTACGTTACACCCGTGCCGATGAAAAGAATGTGCTGAAAGCCGACTGCCTGATTATAGATTGCTTCGGTTTGCTCTCGTCCATCTATCGTTATGGTGAGATAGCCTATGTCGGTGGCGGCTTCGGAGTAGGCATTCACAACACTTTGGAGGCAGCCGTTTACGGCATTCCGGTCATCTTCGGACCGAAATACCAGAAGTTCATGGAAGCGGTACAATTGCTCGAATCGAAAGGTGCCTATTCTATCAAGGATTATGAGGAGTTGAAGACTCTGTTGGATAAGATGCTTACCGATCCTGCTTTCTTGCAGGAGACGGGAAAAAATGCCGGGTATTACGTGACAAGTAATGCAGGTGCTACGGACAAAGTATTGCACATGATAAATTTCTAA